Part of the Candidatus Zixiibacteriota bacterium genome, ATAAGAAGGCAGGTAAAGGACCTGCAGGGACTCTATGCTGGCTGTTACACTTATTTCGATAAGTTTGAGCAGCTGCCAGGAGACAGAGATGGCAATGGCCAGTTTGACGCAGATTCCACCGTGTGGAACGATCTGCAGTCTCAGAATCTGGCTCAGCAGGCCCGGAGGAGCCCGTTTGGAGGCACTTACGCGTGGGGATGGTCTGACGACACCCTAGTCTATCACAAGATGGGCAACTATGTCAGCATCAGTATACCACCGGATGTGGGTCAAAACATTGACAGGCAGTTAGACGATGGTGCATACACCAGCGGAGCAATAACTGCGAGTGCAGCTTACACTGGCTCAGGGAGGATTGATATTTACTACTTCATAGATTAACGGATTAAGAAGAAGTAGCAGGGGATGCATCCAGATGGATGCATCCCCTGCAAAAATCGCTTTTAGTGTCCTGTAGAATACCTCTACAGGGGGTGTGAGTTTAAATCAAAATAGGAATGAGGGGGAAATCCACTCTATAATTGACTTAATAGGGATTTATCCCTGGAATATCAGCTTTAAAGATTTTGTCAAGCTCCATAAATGAATAAAGAGAGAGGTTTTACTTTAATAGAGTTATTAATCGTTATGGCGATTATGGGAGTGCTTACCTTATCAGTGGTTAATCTTTATGGTGCGATTAGCAAACTGGAGAAAGAAAGGGCCACCAGAAAAGAGATGGAGGAGATAAAAAAATCGATTATCAATTACTACGAAAAGAACCTGGTTTTGCCATTACCGGACTCAAATTACGTTCTGCCGGTAAATGCTTTGGAACTACCTCCTTCAGCTCAGACCGATGAGAACTACAAAAATAAATATTATGCCTATGTGGCGACCAACCAGGGTGACCCATTTGAAGATTTGAAAGTCGATGGCAGGACCATCGGAACTACTGCCGCAGTTTTAATCTCTTCTGGAAGAAATCTTAGATTCGAACAGGAGAATGCAACTCTTTCTGATGGCACATATACTCAGAAGAGTACAGACGAAGACTTCGATGATATTTTGATATATATCTCCCAATCTGAGCTGGAAGCCTCCATATCCTGGAGAAGACAGATTGAGGAAGAACTCGCTATATTAAACCAGGCCGCCTTGATCCTGGCAGCCAATGACGATGATGAAGATGGTTTTGTAGATGAGGATTCTACAGACCCGTCCGGTAACTGGGATGGGGTAACAAATTGGGGGTTAGTAACCAGTGTTTCTTCCTTAACTCAGGCCGGGCTGGTAATGGATGCGGATAAGACTGTTGATCCCTGGGGAGTTAAATATCTCTGGGATGCTACTACTCATGAGTT contains:
- a CDS encoding prepilin-type N-terminal cleavage/methylation domain-containing protein, with amino-acid sequence MRKLLGKESGFTLVELAIGLVIIGLLIGAILGGAAMINNAKIRRQVKDLQGLYAGCYTYFDKFEQLPGDRDGNGQFDADSTVWNDLQSQNLAQQARRSPFGGTYAWGWSDDTLVYHKMGNYVSISIPPDVGQNIDRQLDDGAYTSGAITASAAYTGSGRIDIYYFID
- a CDS encoding type II secretion system GspH family protein; this translates as MNKERGFTLIELLIVMAIMGVLTLSVVNLYGAISKLEKERATRKEMEEIKKSIINYYEKNLVLPLPDSNYVLPVNALELPPSAQTDENYKNKYYAYVATNQGDPFEDLKVDGRTIGTTAAVLISSGRNLRFEQENATLSDGTYTQKSTDEDFDDILIYISQSELEASISWRRQIEEELAILNQAALILAANDDDEDGFVDEDSTDPSGNWDGVTNWGLVTSVSSLTQAGLVMDADKTVDPWGVKYLWDATTHEFYSSGPDKEDNGGLGDDISI